In one Sporomusa sphaeroides DSM 2875 genomic region, the following are encoded:
- a CDS encoding sensor histidine kinase yields MGKAVSFKDYMKRVFVRYIIALICLMFIVFLAFMLLNYRLFVVKANTDCNQAVSAFVAGQWTGYQQGIKAFAENEEVKKALAAQADLREVNQQLYEFSLSQQLKANFVLLNQDREIISTNLYKTNQLLFLANRTVQEALTRLAGAPDMTYSGVIHIPFDYGQKSDLTFIRAVQDGGRTVGYLVFSLQEDSLGVVMRNREADIIVITDAFNNVIFSTNNLLIDSLGKYKDDPGEASSLIIDEKPYHVAANILPESNMRIITLLSVVQQQQIIQFGGMFLLGISCFLLLLIRFLADKITARHLSSIDELLYAVNECRQGNIDYRIKSQSFSEFQMLYDNFNSMMLKVQQLLQSNNEMAERKRLMEVKQLEGQFNPHFAFNVMEALRYEILINPEQAARMVVAFANLMRYGINYGSTHVSLQTDISYVQDYLSLQKMRYNQRLEYSIDIEQAILPYKVPKLLIQPIVENSIIHGLENSKKITIRITGRRQAKQLVLCVEDDGPGLDAARLAALQAVLEDENAMPKRIGLYNVHRVAQLLYGQEYGLTIESVSGEGMRVLLKVPVILEDDDV; encoded by the coding sequence ATGGGAAAAGCCGTATCCTTTAAGGACTATATGAAGCGCGTATTTGTCCGGTACATAATAGCTTTGATCTGTCTGATGTTTATTGTCTTTCTGGCCTTCATGCTGCTGAATTACCGGCTGTTTGTCGTGAAGGCCAACACCGACTGCAATCAGGCGGTAAGCGCTTTTGTTGCCGGTCAGTGGACTGGATATCAACAGGGCATCAAAGCTTTTGCGGAAAATGAGGAAGTGAAAAAGGCTCTTGCCGCGCAAGCTGATTTGCGGGAAGTTAACCAACAATTATATGAGTTTTCGCTCTCACAGCAGCTTAAAGCCAATTTTGTCCTGCTCAATCAGGACAGGGAGATTATCTCCACCAATCTCTATAAAACCAATCAACTGCTGTTTTTAGCCAACAGAACCGTACAGGAAGCGTTAACCCGTTTAGCCGGTGCTCCGGATATGACTTACAGCGGTGTGATTCACATCCCTTTTGACTATGGTCAGAAGTCGGATTTAACCTTTATCCGGGCCGTACAGGATGGTGGCAGGACGGTGGGCTATCTGGTCTTCAGTCTGCAGGAAGACAGCCTGGGGGTTGTGATGCGTAACCGGGAAGCCGATATTATTGTCATAACCGATGCCTTTAATAATGTCATTTTTTCCACCAATAATCTGCTGATCGATTCGCTTGGCAAATATAAAGACGACCCCGGGGAGGCCTCCTCCCTTATTATTGATGAAAAGCCTTATCATGTCGCCGCCAATATCCTGCCGGAAAGCAATATGAGGATCATAACCCTGCTTTCTGTTGTCCAGCAGCAGCAAATTATTCAGTTTGGCGGCATGTTTCTTCTGGGCATCAGTTGTTTCCTGCTGCTGCTGATACGCTTTTTGGCAGATAAAATCACCGCAAGACATCTCAGCTCCATTGACGAGCTGCTTTATGCCGTCAACGAATGCCGGCAAGGCAATATCGATTACCGGATCAAGTCCCAGAGCTTTAGCGAGTTTCAAATGCTGTATGACAATTTCAACAGCATGATGCTTAAAGTGCAGCAGCTGCTGCAGAGCAACAATGAAATGGCGGAACGCAAGCGCCTTATGGAGGTTAAGCAGCTGGAAGGGCAGTTCAATCCTCATTTTGCTTTTAATGTCATGGAAGCGCTGCGCTATGAAATCTTAATCAATCCGGAGCAGGCCGCCAGGATGGTGGTAGCCTTTGCCAATCTTATGCGCTACGGTATCAATTACGGCAGTACGCATGTGTCGCTGCAGACCGATATCAGCTATGTGCAGGACTATCTGTCACTGCAAAAAATGCGGTATAACCAGCGGCTGGAGTATAGTATTGACATTGAGCAAGCCATCCTGCCGTACAAGGTGCCGAAGCTGCTCATTCAGCCGATTGTGGAAAATAGCATCATCCATGGGCTGGAGAATTCCAAAAAGATAACTATCCGCATTACCGGCCGCAGGCAGGCTAAGCAGCTGGTGCTTTGTGTTGAGGATGATGGTCCGGGTCTGGATGCGGCCCGCCTGGCTGCGCTGCAGGCGGTGCTGGAGGATGAAAACGCAATGCCCAAACGCATCGGCCTGTATAATGTTCACCGGGTGGCACAGCTGCTGTATGGCCAGGAATACGGGCTTACCATTGAGTCGGTTTCTGGGGAGGGTATGCGGGTACTGCTCAAGGTACCGGTTATATTGGAGGATGACGATGTATAA
- a CDS encoding ABC transporter permease, protein MRYSGEKRFSMWTSFSLIILAIFSVFIIYPLALVLYKSVVDPHSGSFTLDYLLKFFTKKFYWSTLVNSFQVTVCSTLLAALIGLPMAYVMRSVKIRGSSWLDILIVISYLSPPFIGAYAWIQLLGRNGMVTNFINELFGITFDGIYGFAGIVLVFTLQSFPLVYMYVSGALKGMDNSLNEAAESLGCGRVERIMRIIVPLIMPTLLASSLLVFMRVFADFGTPMLIGEGFKTMPVLIYTQFMSEVGGDDGFAAALCVIIITLTILMFFAQRFLANRSTYSMTALKPMAAEQAAGLKNMLSHAFVYLVVGLAILPQAVVIYTSFLKSNGGQVFTGGFGLQSYEATLFAKDNEVIWNTYMLGVISISIIVVLGILISYLTVRKRNVLNSTLDTITMFPYIIPGSVLGISFLFAFNNPPILLSGTALIMIIAFTIRRLPYTVRSGTAVIGQISPSVEEAAISLGASEMKTFTKVTVPMMMPGVLAGAIMSWVTIISELSSSIILYTNSTQTLTISIYTEVIRGNYGNASAYSTVLTITSILSLLIFYRLTGKRDISM, encoded by the coding sequence ATGAGATACTCCGGTGAAAAGCGCTTTTCCATGTGGACTTCCTTTAGCCTGATCATTCTGGCGATATTCTCGGTTTTTATTATCTATCCCCTCGCCTTAGTGCTGTACAAAAGTGTGGTTGACCCGCATTCCGGCAGCTTTACCCTGGATTATTTATTGAAGTTTTTTACCAAGAAATTCTACTGGAGTACACTGGTAAACAGCTTTCAGGTGACTGTCTGCTCCACGCTGCTGGCCGCGCTGATCGGACTGCCGATGGCGTACGTGATGCGCAGTGTGAAAATCAGGGGCAGCAGCTGGCTGGATATTCTGATTGTCATTTCCTATCTGTCGCCGCCGTTCATTGGGGCGTATGCCTGGATTCAACTGCTTGGCCGCAATGGCATGGTGACCAATTTCATCAATGAGCTTTTTGGCATCACCTTTGACGGTATTTACGGCTTTGCCGGCATTGTGCTGGTCTTTACCCTGCAATCCTTTCCGCTGGTGTACATGTATGTCTCCGGCGCGCTGAAGGGCATGGACAATTCGCTTAACGAGGCTGCCGAGAGTCTGGGCTGCGGCAGGGTTGAACGCATCATGCGGATTATTGTCCCGCTGATTATGCCCACTTTACTTGCCAGCTCCCTGCTTGTTTTCATGCGGGTTTTTGCTGATTTTGGGACACCGATGCTGATTGGCGAAGGCTTTAAAACCATGCCGGTGCTGATTTATACGCAGTTTATGAGCGAAGTCGGCGGCGACGACGGTTTTGCCGCAGCCCTCTGTGTCATTATCATTACGCTGACCATCCTGATGTTCTTTGCCCAGCGGTTTTTGGCCAACCGCAGTACCTATTCCATGACTGCGCTCAAGCCGATGGCAGCCGAGCAGGCTGCCGGCTTGAAAAATATGCTGTCCCATGCCTTTGTCTATCTGGTAGTGGGCCTGGCCATTTTGCCGCAGGCAGTGGTTATTTATACTTCGTTCTTAAAGAGCAACGGCGGGCAGGTCTTTACCGGCGGTTTTGGCCTGCAAAGCTATGAGGCGACGCTGTTTGCCAAAGATAATGAAGTCATTTGGAACACCTATATGCTTGGCGTTATCAGTATCAGCATCATTGTCGTGCTGGGCATTCTGATTTCCTATCTTACGGTGCGCAAACGCAATGTACTGAACAGCACCCTGGACACCATTACAATGTTCCCGTATATCATACCTGGCTCGGTGCTGGGGATTTCCTTCCTGTTTGCTTTTAATAATCCGCCCATTCTGCTGAGCGGCACGGCCCTGATTATGATCATTGCCTTTACCATTCGCCGCCTGCCGTATACGGTACGGTCAGGCACTGCCGTCATCGGGCAGATCAGCCCCAGTGTGGAAGAGGCCGCCATTTCCCTGGGTGCTTCGGAAATGAAAACCTTTACCAAGGTGACGGTGCCGATGATGATGCCCGGCGTACTTGCCGGTGCGATTATGAGCTGGGTAACAATTATCAGCGAGCTGAGCTCTTCCATTATTCTCTACACCAACAGCACCCAGACGCTTACTATTTCCATCTATACCGAGGTTATCCGCGGCAACTACGGCAATGCCTCGGCCTATTCCACAGTACTTACCATTACCTCGATCCTTTCCTTGCTTATATTCTACAGACTTACCGGCAAACGGGACATCAGCATGTAA
- a CDS encoding ABC transporter ATP-binding protein: MSVSIDIENVVKKYGNDTIIKGLSLQIAPGEFFTLLGPSGCGKTTLLRMIIGFNSIEGGLIKVGGRIVNDISPDKRNMGMVFQNYAIFPHMSVKDNVAFGLKMRRIPEKDIEQQVDGILKIVKIDHLKDRMPAQLSGGQQQRVALARAIVIHPEVLLMDEPLSNLDAKLRVEMRNAIKSIQRQINTTTVYVTHDQEEALAISDRIAVMYNGIIQQIDSPRNIYQRPANTFVSSFIGLSNILEARLVRHGDGGTFVDFANGYRVSMDNIDETAADGQAVLVSVRPEEFQLNTTGEGLPALVKSSVFLGLNTHYFVTLQNGQEFEVIQDGQETIADGTPVYLTVKPHKINVFHHESKNTLIKGESK, translated from the coding sequence TTGAGCGTTTCAATCGATATTGAAAATGTAGTAAAAAAATATGGCAACGATACCATTATTAAAGGGCTGTCCTTGCAGATAGCACCGGGAGAGTTTTTCACGCTGTTAGGACCTTCGGGCTGTGGCAAGACTACATTATTACGGATGATTATTGGCTTTAATTCGATAGAGGGCGGCCTGATTAAGGTCGGCGGCCGTATTGTCAATGATATCTCTCCCGACAAACGCAATATGGGGATGGTTTTCCAGAACTATGCCATCTTCCCGCATATGTCGGTAAAGGATAATGTAGCTTTTGGCCTGAAAATGCGGCGTATTCCCGAAAAGGATATTGAACAGCAGGTTGACGGGATTTTAAAAATTGTTAAGATCGATCACCTGAAAGACCGCATGCCGGCGCAGCTTTCCGGCGGACAGCAGCAGCGTGTGGCTTTGGCCAGGGCTATTGTCATCCATCCGGAGGTTTTATTGATGGATGAGCCGCTATCCAATCTGGATGCCAAGCTGCGGGTGGAAATGCGCAATGCCATCAAGAGCATTCAGCGGCAGATCAATACCACCACCGTGTATGTCACCCACGATCAGGAGGAGGCTCTCGCCATTTCCGACAGAATCGCGGTCATGTATAACGGTATCATCCAGCAAATTGACAGTCCGCGAAATATCTATCAACGCCCGGCCAATACCTTTGTTTCTTCCTTTATCGGTCTTTCCAATATTCTTGAGGCCAGGCTTGTCCGCCACGGCGACGGCGGGACCTTTGTTGATTTTGCCAACGGTTACCGGGTAAGCATGGATAATATTGACGAAACGGCAGCCGACGGGCAAGCCGTGCTGGTTTCGGTGCGGCCGGAGGAATTTCAGCTTAACACCACCGGCGAAGGCTTGCCGGCATTGGTTAAAAGCAGCGTATTCCTGGGCCTGAATACCCATTATTTTGTCACCCTGCAAAACGGACAGGAATTCGAAGTCATTCAGGACGGACAGGAAACCATTGCCGACGGCACGCCGGTTTATCTGACGGTAAAGCCGCACAAGATCAATGTATTTCATCATGAAAGCAAAAACACGTTGATTAAGGGTGAAAGCAAATGA
- a CDS encoding extracellular solute-binding protein, translating to MKGFKKALAVVLAMSLLGSVLAGCGSNTADKSKAAATQEEKVLTVYTARSESLNNLVIPNFEKDTGIKVQVIVAGTGPLVKRVASEKNNPQGDILWAADQTMLESQKDLFMQYVSAEDANMMDAFKNKTGYFSAAFADPTVFIVNTNLAGNVKLESFDDLLNPELKGKIAFGDPANSSSAFQSLMAMLYAKGKNGDPMSDEAWAFVDKFIANLNGKILNSSGGVHKGVADGEYTVGLTWEDPAANYVKNGAPVKVVFPTEGAIFPGESVQIIKGCKHPENAKKFVDYMLSQKVQEQAGKELTVRPLRKNVELAKYMTPMDSIKLFSNYDEGWVANNKNAISAKWTKHLEKTIK from the coding sequence ATGAAAGGTTTCAAAAAGGCATTAGCCGTGGTGCTCGCGATGTCTTTGCTGGGTTCAGTTTTGGCTGGCTGCGGCTCAAATACCGCGGACAAATCCAAGGCGGCTGCCACGCAGGAAGAAAAGGTATTGACCGTTTATACTGCCCGCAGCGAAAGCTTAAACAATCTGGTGATTCCAAACTTTGAAAAAGATACCGGCATTAAGGTTCAGGTGATTGTAGCCGGTACCGGTCCTTTGGTAAAACGTGTTGCCTCGGAAAAAAATAATCCGCAGGGCGATATTTTATGGGCAGCCGACCAAACCATGCTGGAATCGCAAAAAGATTTGTTTATGCAGTATGTGTCTGCGGAAGATGCCAACATGATGGATGCGTTTAAGAACAAAACTGGTTATTTTTCAGCGGCTTTTGCCGACCCTACCGTGTTTATCGTTAATACCAATTTAGCAGGCAATGTCAAGCTGGAAAGCTTTGACGACCTGCTCAACCCTGAACTGAAGGGAAAAATCGCTTTTGGTGATCCTGCCAACTCAAGTTCGGCCTTCCAATCACTGATGGCCATGCTGTATGCCAAGGGCAAAAATGGCGACCCCATGTCAGATGAGGCCTGGGCTTTTGTGGATAAATTCATTGCCAACCTTAACGGCAAGATTCTTAACAGCTCCGGCGGCGTGCATAAAGGTGTTGCCGACGGCGAATATACTGTAGGGCTGACCTGGGAAGACCCGGCGGCCAATTATGTTAAAAACGGCGCCCCGGTTAAGGTGGTATTCCCGACAGAAGGGGCTATTTTCCCCGGCGAATCGGTGCAAATTATCAAGGGCTGCAAGCATCCTGAAAATGCCAAGAAGTTTGTCGACTATATGCTTTCACAAAAAGTCCAGGAACAGGCCGGTAAAGAACTGACTGTCCGTCCGCTGAGAAAGAATGTGGAGCTTGCCAAATACATGACCCCGATGGATTCAATTAAACTGTTTAGCAATTATGACGAAGGCTGGGTTGCCAATAACAAAAACGCCATTAGCGCTAAATGGACAAAACATCTGGAAAAAACTATAAAGTAA
- a CDS encoding MGMT family protein → MEVGYAMSRAPASHSLPCHRVINRTGTLAPEYVFGGQEKQRAMLEGEGIAFLSDGRIDMSRHLWGEPEQLGLF, encoded by the coding sequence ATGGAAGTGGGATACGCTATGAGCCGAGCGCCTGCCAGTCATTCGCTGCCATGCCACAGGGTAATAAACCGCACTGGCACCTTGGCGCCTGAGTATGTTTTTGGCGGTCAGGAGAAACAGCGCGCAATGTTGGAGGGTGAAGGAATCGCCTTTCTTTCAGACGGGAGAATTGACATGTCTCGCCATCTATGGGGTGAGCCTGAACAATTGGGGTTGTTTTAA
- a CDS encoding DUF1848 domain-containing protein, translated as MILNISGRTDIINHYSDWMFKRFAAGYVLSRNSLFPNSVRRYELSPDKIDCLIFGSKNYAPVLERIHEITERFNTYFYYTITAYGKDIEPGIPDIDTSMNTLLALADIVGAQRVAWRYDPVLLTESYTVARHLETFEHMAKQLAGRIDRCIFSFVEMYRKHETNLPELITITAAEMDEIARGLGGIATKYGLILQTCGPEENYARYGIQTSGCVTLDILGQANGLQFRDIKHKGFRKGCHCIESRDMGALNSCLNGCKYCYANKNAQLPRENYLLHDPDSPLLIGHLKPTDKLEPGLQKTFLKSKAQLQTTIDLAPKTEEKKRKESC; from the coding sequence ATGATTCTTAACATCAGCGGCAGAACAGATATTATTAACCATTACTCGGATTGGATGTTCAAGCGGTTTGCGGCAGGCTATGTCCTGTCGCGGAACTCCCTGTTTCCCAATTCGGTCAGGCGGTACGAGCTGTCGCCGGACAAGATTGATTGCCTGATCTTTGGCTCCAAAAATTATGCCCCTGTCCTTGAACGTATCCACGAAATCACGGAGCGGTTCAATACCTATTTTTATTACACCATCACCGCCTATGGCAAGGACATTGAACCGGGTATTCCCGATATAGATACAAGCATGAACACTTTGCTGGCTCTTGCCGATATTGTGGGCGCGCAGCGCGTCGCCTGGCGCTATGACCCGGTATTGCTCACAGAGAGTTATACCGTAGCGCGGCATCTGGAAACCTTTGAACATATGGCGAAACAGCTGGCTGGGCGCATTGACCGCTGCATATTCAGCTTTGTGGAGATGTACAGGAAACACGAAACCAACCTGCCTGAACTGATTACCATAACAGCCGCTGAAATGGACGAAATCGCGCGAGGTCTTGGCGGGATCGCCACAAAATATGGCCTTATTTTGCAGACCTGCGGCCCGGAAGAAAACTATGCCCGCTATGGCATTCAGACTTCCGGCTGCGTGACGCTGGACATTTTGGGGCAGGCAAACGGCCTCCAATTCCGCGACATCAAGCACAAGGGCTTCCGCAAAGGCTGCCATTGTATCGAAAGCCGGGATATGGGTGCGCTGAATAGCTGCTTAAACGGCTGCAAATATTGTTACGCCAATAAAAACGCGCAGCTGCCCCGTGAAAACTACCTGCTTCACGACCCGGATTCACCGTTGCTGATCGGCCATCTGAAACCAACTGACAAGCTGGAACCTGGTTTGCAGAAAACTTTTTTGAAAAGCAAGGCGCAATTGCAAACCACCATTGATCTCGCTCCAAAGACCGAGGAAAAGAAAAGGAAGGAATCGTGTTAG
- a CDS encoding methylated-DNA--[protein]-cysteine S-methyltransferase has protein sequence MYYQTRYLSPLGVITLACDGDGSHLVGLWTEGQKYHGHTIPEAMVEKNDIPLFATAKKWLDRYFAGEKPGISELPLAPIGGEFRQGVWNILREIPYGKVITYGGIAKKMAAKMGKQSMSSQAVGGAVGHNPISIIVPCHRVVGSNGSLTGFAGGVQMKIKLLELEGVDMSRLFVPKKGTAL, from the coding sequence ATGTATTATCAAACGCGATACCTGTCACCTCTGGGAGTCATCACCCTTGCCTGTGACGGCGACGGCAGCCATCTTGTCGGCTTGTGGACGGAAGGCCAGAAGTACCACGGGCATACCATACCCGAAGCCATGGTAGAAAAGAACGACATTCCACTGTTTGCTACGGCTAAAAAATGGCTGGACAGATACTTTGCCGGCGAAAAACCAGGCATTTCCGAATTGCCGCTTGCTCCCATCGGCGGCGAATTTCGTCAAGGGGTATGGAATATCCTGCGCGAAATTCCGTATGGCAAAGTGATTACCTATGGCGGCATTGCTAAAAAGATGGCTGCAAAAATGGGTAAGCAAAGTATGTCAAGCCAAGCTGTGGGGGGAGCAGTCGGGCATAATCCTATCTCTATCATTGTCCCCTGCCATCGGGTTGTTGGTTCAAATGGCAGTTTGACGGGTTTTGCCGGCGGTGTTCAAATGAAGATTAAGCTGCTTGAACTGGAAGGCGTGGACATGTCCCGCTTGTTTGTACCGAAAAAGGGTACGGCACTCTAA
- a CDS encoding DNA-3-methyladenine glycosylase 2 family protein: MVENTAGLYTAFKAKDARFDGRFFVGISSTGIYCRPVCRAKQPKAENCTFYHTAAAAEQAGYRPCLLCRPELAPGTSITDATAKLVYRAARMLEENCSSGLSMDEIAGRLGYTDRHLRRVFTAEYNVSPVQYLQTCRLLLAKNLLTDTNLSVLDVAMASGFGSLRRFNDLFKKHYSLAPTALRKRMSHEKRRNGNVTLALGYRPPYHWEKMLNFLAGRAITGIEAVKDGEYMRTVHLQNAEGKQVYGWVSVGHNPQKNALNVTISETLLPVLPQVLARVRHLFDLYCDPNAVYETLQVMNDLRPGLCTLGTRVPGCFNAFEMAVRAVLGQQITVKAASTLAARIVKNHGIPIQTEIEGLTHIFPSPEAIAAMGENITENFGVLGVIAARSNTIYELARALSQGEINFDLCAQPAEEMKKLMQIRGIGSWTAQYIAMRAMEWPDSFLETDAGVKHALPGYTSKELLKMAESWRPWRSYATVNLWNTL; this comes from the coding sequence ATGGTGGAAAACACCGCTGGTTTGTATACCGCGTTCAAGGCAAAAGATGCGCGTTTTGACGGGCGCTTTTTTGTCGGCATATCGTCCACCGGCATATACTGCCGCCCGGTGTGCCGGGCAAAGCAACCGAAGGCTGAAAATTGCACCTTTTATCATACGGCGGCGGCAGCGGAGCAGGCAGGGTATCGCCCCTGTCTTTTATGCCGGCCGGAGCTTGCTCCCGGCACCTCAATCACAGATGCCACCGCCAAGCTGGTCTATCGGGCGGCGCGTATGCTGGAAGAAAACTGCAGCAGTGGGCTAAGTATGGACGAAATTGCCGGGCGGCTTGGGTATACTGACAGGCACTTGCGCCGTGTGTTCACGGCTGAATACAACGTGTCACCGGTTCAGTATCTGCAAACCTGCAGATTGCTGCTTGCCAAAAACTTGCTTACGGACACAAATCTGTCCGTACTCGATGTGGCAATGGCTTCCGGCTTCGGCAGCCTCCGCCGCTTCAATGACCTTTTCAAAAAACACTATAGTCTTGCGCCCACGGCATTGCGCAAAAGAATGTCACATGAAAAAAGGCGTAACGGCAATGTCACGTTGGCTTTAGGCTATCGCCCGCCCTATCATTGGGAAAAAATGCTGAATTTCCTCGCCGGACGGGCCATCACGGGGATAGAAGCCGTAAAAGACGGCGAATATATGCGAACTGTGCATTTGCAAAATGCCGAGGGAAAGCAGGTGTATGGCTGGGTAAGCGTAGGCCACAACCCCCAAAAGAACGCATTGAACGTTACCATCAGCGAAACGCTGCTGCCTGTGCTGCCGCAGGTATTGGCGCGGGTACGGCATTTGTTTGATTTATACTGCGACCCAAACGCAGTGTATGAAACCCTCCAGGTCATGAACGACCTTCGCCCCGGCCTTTGTACTCTGGGTACCCGCGTACCCGGTTGCTTCAACGCCTTTGAAATGGCAGTACGGGCGGTGCTTGGACAGCAAATCACCGTAAAGGCGGCAAGCACATTGGCCGCAAGAATTGTAAAAAACCACGGCATTCCCATTCAAACAGAGATAGAGGGCTTGACCCACATTTTCCCGTCACCCGAAGCTATAGCAGCTATGGGCGAAAACATAACAGAAAATTTTGGTGTGTTGGGTGTTATTGCCGCGCGGTCAAATACGATTTACGAACTGGCAAGGGCATTGTCGCAAGGTGAGATTAATTTTGATCTTTGCGCCCAGCCGGCAGAAGAAATGAAAAAGCTGATGCAGATTCGCGGTATCGGCAGCTGGACGGCACAGTATATTGCTATGCGGGCAATGGAATGGCCGGATTCTTTCCTTGAAACAGATGCGGGTGTGAAGCATGCGTTGCCGGGTTACACTTCGAAAGAGCTTCTTAAAATGGCGGAAAGCTGGCGGCCTTGGCGCAGCTATGCCACCGTCAATCTCTGGAATACATTGTAG
- the ahpC gene encoding alkyl hydroperoxide reductase subunit C: protein MSLIGKEVSEFKVQAYVNNDFQEVTKQDILGKWTVFFFYPADFTFVCPTELEDLANKYEEFAKINCQIFSVSCDTHFVHKAWHDASKTIQKIKFPMLADPTGALARDFDVMIEADGLAERGTFIVNPEGKIVVYEVLAGNIGRNADELLRRVQASQFVAEYGDQVCPARWAPGKETLRPSIDLVGTL from the coding sequence ATGTCGTTAATCGGAAAAGAAGTCAGTGAGTTTAAGGTTCAGGCATATGTGAATAATGATTTCCAAGAGGTTACAAAACAGGATATTCTGGGTAAATGGACGGTATTTTTCTTTTATCCGGCAGATTTTACTTTTGTATGCCCCACCGAGCTGGAAGACCTGGCCAATAAATATGAAGAATTTGCAAAGATTAACTGCCAGATTTTTTCCGTATCCTGCGATACCCACTTTGTACATAAGGCATGGCATGATGCTTCCAAAACCATTCAAAAGATTAAATTTCCTATGTTAGCCGACCCGACAGGTGCGTTGGCCAGAGATTTTGATGTCATGATAGAAGCTGACGGACTGGCTGAAAGAGGTACCTTTATTGTAAATCCGGAAGGTAAAATTGTTGTCTATGAAGTGCTTGCCGGCAACATCGGCAGAAACGCCGATGAGCTGTTAAGAAGGGTACAGGCTTCCCAGTTTGTTGCCGAGTATGGCGACCAGGTGTGCCCTGCAAGATGGGCTCCGGGCAAGGAAACCTTACGTCCCAGCATTGATCTGGTAGGAACGCTGTAA
- the fliB gene encoding flagellin lysine-N-methylase translates to MIGSHVRAFRCRACGYCCYRNKVWDSYLAVDEGTLAKITGEGIEDITKNICTTQNQVKQLKCSGNQCSFLNKNNLCHINLQYGYEYLPDACKSYPRIIGVSTRGLEISLVFLCREAIKTIISQNKITFSDEKLTDLILPNNYHYELSSDDEYDLQLIKKYFEFLPKAIEGLQNRCLPLKQRLLILGEESLRLSECTETINFSATSIRDSLGILKEIIISRIGEADTDYTEPYIDNLKKIRGIIDDNTLSLAEYLRIKETFIDREYDKYEYVLENYLVNFMTTNIYFFNGAAFGYTMMMLLLASIQLFMAGYAAFYRRSLDEEIIILAIQNVDTAFFGHMNWFSPKITAIIKKHGICHSAKMAAALGQVL, encoded by the coding sequence TGTTATCGAAATAAAGTCTGGGATTCATACCTTGCCGTGGATGAAGGAACTTTGGCCAAAATAACCGGCGAGGGAATCGAAGATATTACAAAAAATATATGTACAACGCAAAATCAGGTAAAACAGTTAAAATGCAGCGGCAATCAATGTTCATTTTTAAATAAAAACAACTTATGCCATATCAATTTGCAGTATGGTTATGAATATCTGCCTGATGCCTGCAAAAGCTATCCGCGAATCATCGGTGTAAGCACACGGGGCCTTGAAATTTCGCTGGTCTTTCTTTGCCGTGAAGCCATTAAAACCATTATCAGCCAAAATAAAATTACGTTCAGTGATGAAAAACTTACTGATTTAATCCTCCCCAATAATTATCACTATGAACTTTCCTCTGACGATGAATACGACCTGCAGCTTATAAAAAAATATTTTGAGTTTTTACCAAAGGCCATCGAGGGTTTGCAAAACCGCTGCCTGCCATTAAAACAACGGCTGCTGATATTGGGGGAGGAATCCCTGCGGCTGAGTGAATGTACCGAAACCATAAACTTCTCAGCAACCAGTATCCGGGATTCCTTAGGCATCCTAAAGGAAATTATTATCAGTAGAATTGGTGAAGCTGATACTGATTATACAGAACCGTATATTGATAACTTAAAGAAAATCCGCGGCATTATTGATGATAACACGCTTTCCCTGGCAGAATACCTGAGGATTAAAGAAACCTTCATTGACCGGGAATATGACAAATATGAATATGTACTGGAGAACTATTTAGTCAACTTTATGACAACCAACATCTATTTTTTCAATGGAGCGGCCTTCGGCTACACGATGATGATGCTGCTGCTGGCTTCGATTCAGTTATTTATGGCCGGGTATGCTGCTTTCTACCGGCGTTCCCTTGATGAAGAAATAATAATATTGGCCATTCAAAATGTAGACACAGCCTTCTTTGGCCATATGAATTGGTTTTCGCCTAAGATAACGGCTATTATTAAAAAGCATGGAATTTGTCATTCGGCAAAAATGGCCGCAGCACTGGGGCAAGTGTTGTAG